DNA from Streptomyces sp. NBC_01260:
CCGCACGACACGGGTATGGGCGCACGGCTGAACTGGCTGCGCGCCGCCGTGCTCGGGGCCAATGACGGTGTGGTCTCCACCGCCGGCCTCGTCGTCGGTGTCGCCGGGGCCACCGACGACCGCGGCACCCTGCTGACCGCCGGCCTGGCCGGACTGCTGGCCGGGTCCATGTCGATGGCCGCGGGCGAGTACGTGTCGGTGTCCACCCAGCGCGACTCGGAGAAGGCCGCGCTCGCCACGGAGAAGCGCGAGCTCCGCGAGACGCCGGAGGCGGAACTCGTCGAACTCACCGGACTGCTGGAGGGCAAGGGGCTGAGCCATGAGGTCGCCCGCGAGGCCGCCGTCCAGCTCACCGAACGCGACGCGCTGCGCGCCCACGCGGAGGTCGAGCTGGGCATCGACCCGGACGATCTGACGAACCCCTGGCACGCGGCGGGCGCCAGCTTCCTCGCGTTCACGGTGGGCGCGCTGCTGCCGCTGCTGGCGATCGTGCTGCCCCCGATGTCGCTGCGGCTGTGGGTGACCGTGCTGTCGGTGCTCGCCGCGCTGGCCCTGACGGGCTGGTGGAGCGCCCGGCTGGGCGACGCGGCGGTGGGGCCGGCGCTGCTGCGGAACATGGGCGGGGGAGCGCTGGCGATGGCCGTGACGTACGTGGCGGGGGAGCTGCTGGGGGCGGCCGGGGTTTAGCGCCTCGGCCCGGTCGCACCCGTCGCACGATCCGTTCGGGCGGGAAGGGGCCGACGCCGGGGACCGGACGCTCCGGGATCCGCAGCCGTACGCCGGCCTCGGAACCGGCCGTCACCGTGCAGCCGAGTTCGCGGGCCTTGAGCTCGACAGACGAACGGCCGCCCATGTCCGAGACGAGGGTGCGCATTCGGTTGCCCACGACGGACGGGTCGATGTGCTGGTACAGATCGGGATCCACCCGCAGCGCCGAAGCGTGCAGTCCGGCCTCCCGCCCTCGATGAACCCGACGCCGAAGGCATCCAGGTGGCGCGCGACGGCCAGCTTGTCCTGCACCGTCAGCACCATCCCCTCCTGCTGGGTGCCGTCTCGCAGAGTGGTGTCGTAGAGCTGCACGCCTCGTACTGCCATCACCGTGACCCTCCTGGGTAGGTTACTGGCCGCCACGGTCCGGCAGAGTCCTCAAGGATCGCTTGACCGGCGCCCGGTGCCGCCGCCCTCCCCCGCCGGACCCCGGTGGACGGCTCCGGCGACGGCAGTGCTGTCAGAAGTCACCAAAGATTGCTGACGACGTGTCTCGCATACTTGTTGGTAACAACGTCTGGTCGCGGGCCGACCTGCGGCTCTACGGTGCTGATATGCCGACGAACCTGCCCGATCCAGTGCTCTGGTCCATACCGGCCTTCGTGCTGCTCACTGTCCTGGAAATGGCCCTGCACCACTTCCACCCCGACGAGGAGG
Protein-coding regions in this window:
- a CDS encoding VIT1/CCC1 transporter family protein, producing MSDPQAHHEPHDTGMGARLNWLRAAVLGANDGVVSTAGLVVGVAGATDDRGTLLTAGLAGLLAGSMSMAAGEYVSVSTQRDSEKAALATEKRELRETPEAELVELTGLLEGKGLSHEVAREAAVQLTERDALRAHAEVELGIDPDDLTNPWHAAGASFLAFTVGALLPLLAIVLPPMSLRLWVTVLSVLAALALTGWWSARLGDAAVGPALLRNMGGGALAMAVTYVAGELLGAAGV